A stretch of the Solanum dulcamara chromosome 6, daSolDulc1.2, whole genome shotgun sequence genome encodes the following:
- the LOC129891653 gene encoding uncharacterized protein LOC129891653: protein MNKLGIGRRDKVQQFMTITGASEKVALQALKVSDWNLEGAFDVFYSQSQVKSSADTRRLGELYNRYKDPYADMILADGISLFCNDIQVDPQDIVMLVLSWHMKAATMCEFSKQEFIGGLQSLGIDSLEKLREKLPFMRSEMKDEHKFREIYNFAFSWAKEKGQKSLALDTAIGMWQLLFAEKDWPLVEHWCQFLQARHNKAISRDTWSQLLEFARNVDPALSNYDAEGAWPYLIDEFVEYLTENNIVQIGQMSDWSQKC from the exons ATG AACAAGCTAGGAATAGGGCGCCGGGACAAAGTTCAGCAGTTTATGACCATAACTGGGGCAAG TGAAAAAGTTGCTCTTCAGGCTTTGAAGGTCAGTGATTGGAATCTTGAAGGAGCATTTGATGTATTTTACAGCCAGTCACAAGTCAAGTCATCTGCTGATACAAGGCGGTTGGGGGAGCTTTACAATAGATACAAAG ACCCGTATGCTGACATGATTTTGGCTGATGGGATTAGCCTCTTCTGCAATGACATTCAG GTTGATCCTCAAGATATAGTTATG TTGGTTCTTTCATGGCACATGAAAGCTGCAACCATGTGTGAATTCTCCAAGCAGGAGTTCATTGGTGGATTACAATCTCTCGG AATAGATTCATTGGAAAAGCTCAGAGAAAAATTGCCATTTATGCGTTCAGAGATGAAAGATGAAC ATAAGTTTCGAGAGATTTACAACTTTGCTTTCAGCTGGGCAAAGGAGAAG GGTCAGAAATCTTTGGCCTTGGACACGGCTATTGGGATGTGGCAATTGCTGTTTGCTGAAAAGGACTGGCCATTGGTTGAGCATTGGTGTCAGTTTCTGCAG GCAAGGCATAACAAGGCTATTTCACGGGATACTTGGTCTCAGCTCCTAGAATTTGCAAGG AATGTGGACCCTGCGTTATCAAATTATGATGCTGAAGGAGCTTGGCCATATCTTATAGATGAATTTGTTGAGTACTTGACTGAAAATAATATCGTCCAAATTGGTCAAATGAGTGATTGGAGCCAGAAATGCTGA